A DNA window from bacterium contains the following coding sequences:
- a CDS encoding aldo/keto reductase codes for MKLTIDSTYRTFNDVEIPRLGLGVWQIGRGEPTITAVRAALDAGYRHIDTAAAYGNEDSVGEAIRESAIRRQDIFVTTKLWNDDHGHDAALAAFDKSLARLGLEYVDLYLIHWPVEEKRKESWSALEYLFKEGRARAIGVSNYTIRHLEELMDSSDIVPHVNQVEFHPFLYQSGLLEFCNDNEIALEAYSPLTHARRLDDPRIGAVAKKLGRTNAQVLIRWALQHGTIVLPKSSNPERIRENANVFDFEIGADDMKALDDLNEDARVAWDPTGVT; via the coding sequence ATGAAACTGACCATCGATTCGACCTACCGAACCTTCAACGACGTCGAGATCCCGCGCCTGGGTCTTGGGGTGTGGCAGATCGGGCGCGGCGAGCCGACGATCACGGCCGTGCGGGCCGCGCTCGACGCGGGCTACCGGCACATCGACACGGCCGCGGCGTACGGCAACGAGGATTCCGTCGGCGAGGCGATCCGCGAATCCGCGATCCGCCGGCAGGATATCTTCGTCACGACCAAGCTCTGGAATGACGACCACGGCCACGACGCGGCGCTTGCCGCCTTCGACAAGAGCCTTGCGCGCCTCGGACTCGAATACGTGGACCTCTATCTCATCCATTGGCCCGTCGAGGAAAAGCGCAAGGAATCCTGGAGCGCGCTCGAGTACCTGTTCAAGGAAGGCCGCGCGCGCGCGATCGGCGTCAGCAACTACACGATCCGCCATCTGGAAGAGCTGATGGATAGCTCGGACATCGTGCCGCACGTCAATCAGGTCGAGTTCCACCCGTTCCTGTACCAGTCCGGGCTGCTCGAGTTCTGCAACGACAACGAGATCGCGCTCGAGGCGTACAGCCCGCTGACGCACGCCCGCCGTCTCGACGATCCACGCATCGGCGCCGTCGCGAAAAAGCTGGGGCGAACGAATGCGCAGGTGCTGATCCGTTGGGCGCTACAGCACGGCACGATCGTGCTGCCCAAGTCCTCGAACCCGGAGCGCATCCGCGAAAACGCGAACGTTTTCGATTTTGAAATCGGCGCGGACGACATGAAGGCTCTCGACGATCTCAACGAAGACGCGCGCGTCGCGTGGGATCCCACCGGAGTCACGTGA